A genomic segment from Oncorhynchus kisutch isolate 150728-3 unplaced genomic scaffold, Okis_V2 scaffold3051, whole genome shotgun sequence encodes:
- the LOC109884573 gene encoding cathepsin E-like, whose amino-acid sequence MRWTVLTLICCSWTAHGLIRIPLRQMLSVRTQLRASNRLEDFMRDHQPDVFNRRYAQCYPPGIPSLRLGKSSERLYNFMDAQYYGLISLGTPKQNFTVVFDTGSSDLWVPSSYCVSEACAMHRKFKAFESSTFTHDGRMFGIHYGKGHMLGIMGREVLKIGPLTVKNQEFGESVYEPGFVFVMAKFDGVLGLGYPSLAEELGTPVFDSIMNQKSVDQPIFSFYLNKSKMPRDPEGELLLGGMDEALYSGPINWNPVTLKSYWQIKMSSIQVQGALTFCPRGCQAIVDTGTSLIIGPNRDILALQQLIGATPTSIGEYLIDCARISSLPQVTITLNGVEYVLTAESYVKRELMGDHEICFSGFQGEDLHSSTDPLWILGDVFLSDYYSIYDRGQDRVGFAKARHTRYATLDAEMDS is encoded by the exons ATGAGGTGGACTGTGTTGACGCTGATCTGCTGTTCCTGGACTGCACATGGGCTAATCAG GATCCCCCTGCGTCAGATGCTCTCTGTGCGTACCCAGCTGAGAGCCTCCAATCGCCTGGAGGACTTCATGAGGGACCACCAGCCTGATGTGTTCAACCGGAGGTACGCCCAGTGTTACCCCCCTGGTATCCCCTCTCTCAGGCTGGGTAAGAGCAGCGAGAGGCTCTACAACTTCATGGAT GCCCAGTACTATGGACTGATCAGCCTGGGTACCCCGAAACAGAACTTCACCGTAGTGTTTGATACAGGATCGTCTGACCTGTGGGTCCCATCCTCTTACTGCGTCTCAGAGGCCTGTG ccatgCACCGCAAGTTCAAGGCCTTTGAGTCCAGCACGTTCACCCACGACGGCAGGATGTTTGGCATCCACTATGGCAAGGGACACATGCTGGGCATCATGGGCAGGGAAGTCCTCAAG ATTGGCCCGTTGACGGTGAAAAACCAGGAGTTCGGAGAGTCGGTGTACGAGCCAGGTTTTGTTTTTGTCATGGCTAAGTTTGACGGGGTGCTGGGTTTGGGGTACCCCTCCCTGGCTGAGGAACTGGGGACACCCGTTTTCGACAGCATCATGAACCAGAAGTCTGTGGACCAACCCATCTTCTCCTTCTACCTCAACAA GAGTAAGATGCCGAGGGACCCAGAGGGAGAGTTGCTGCTAGGAGGGATGGACGAGGCGCTCTACAGTGGACCCATCAACTGGAACCCTGTTACCCTGAAGAGCTACTGGCAGATCAAGATGTCCAG TATACAGGTCCAGGGAGCCTTGACTTTCTGTCCCCGCGGCTGTCAGGCCATCGTTGATACAGGCACGTCTCTCATCATCGGCCCCAACCGTGACATCCTCGCTCTACAACAGCTGATAGGAGCTACCCCCACCTCCATTGGAGAG TACCTGATTGACTGCGCCCGAATCTCCAGCCTGCCCCAGGTGACCATCACGCTCAACGGGGTGGAATACGTGCTCACTGCTGAGTCCTACGTCAAAAGG gAGTTGATGGGTGATCATGAGATCTGTTTCAGTGGGTTCCAGGGGGAGGATCTGCACTCCTCGACGGATCCTCTGTGGATCCTAGGGGACGTGTTCCTCTCTGATTACTATAGTATATATGACCGGGGACAGGACAGGGTGGGCTTCGCTAAGGCCAGACACACACGCTATGCAACATTGGATGCAGAGATGGATTCATAG